One part of the Sebastes fasciatus isolate fSebFas1 chromosome 8, fSebFas1.pri, whole genome shotgun sequence genome encodes these proteins:
- the tpd52l2b gene encoding tpd52 like 2b isoform X1: MDPTSQDINLNSPNKGLVVDNSDSLSDVPVEGAVEGAAAGNAVNPLPPGLTEEEAEELRTELTKVEEEINTLRQVLSAKERHATELKRKLGLSPLTEFRQNITKSWQDVQTSNAYARTSEKLGEWNERVASLELYLSASATLDDIAHSEAYKKTQETLSVAGQKTSAALTTVGTVISKRLGDMRALPFSNSFSSNYSIRHSISMPAMRNSATFKSFEDKVGNLKVSGETYKVVGPRGNGDAVGSPTDTTPTQENPPF; the protein is encoded by the exons ATGGACCCAACCAGCCAAG ATATCAACCTGAACTCTCCTAACAAGGGCCTTGTTGTGGATAACTCCGACAGCCTGTCCGACGTGCCGGTGGAGGGAGCGGTGGAGGGGGCGGCGGCGGGGAACGCAGTCAACCCTCTTCCTCCCGGCCTGACGGAGGAAGAGGCCGAGGAGCTCCGCACAGAGCTCACCAAG gtggaggaggagatcaACACCCTGCGTCAGGTTCTGTCAGCCAAAGAGAGACACGCCACGGAGCTGAAGAGGAAACTTGGCCTCAGCCCGCTCACCGAATTCAGGCAGAACATCACCAAGAGCTGGCAAGACGTACAGACCTCCAACGC CTATGCGAGAACCTCTGAGAAACTGGGCGAGTGGAATGAGAGAGTTGCCAGCTTGGAACT ATATCTGTCTGCCTCAGCCACTTTGGATGACATTGCCCACTCTGAAGC ATACAAGAAGACTCAGGAGACTCTTTCCGTGGCGGGACAGAAGACCAGTGCAGCTCTCACCACAGTGGGCACGGTCATCAGCAAGAGACTGGGCGACATGAG AGCTCTACCTTTCTCTAATTCCTTTAG TAGCAACTATTCCATTCGCCACTCGATAAGTATGCCCGCCATGAG GAACTCTGCAACCTTCAAGTCATTCGAGGATAAGGTGGGGAACCTGAAGGTGAGCGGTGAGACG TATAAGGTGGTCGGCCCCAGAGGGAACGGCGATGCCGTCGGCTCCCCCACCGACACCACCCCCACTCAGGAGAACCCGCCTTTCTGA
- the tpd52l2b gene encoding tpd52 like 2b isoform X12, which produces MDPTSQDINLNSPNKGLVVDNSDSLSDVPVEGAVEGAAAGNAVNPLPPGLTEEEAEELRTELTKVEEEINTLRQVLSAKERHATELKRKLGLSPLTEFRQNITKSWQDVQTSNAYARTSEKLGEWNERVASLELYLSASATLDDIAHSEAYKKTQETLSVAGQKTSAALTTVGTVISKRLGDMRNSATFKSFEDKVGNLKYKVVGPRGNGDAVGSPTDTTPTQENPPF; this is translated from the exons ATGGACCCAACCAGCCAAG ATATCAACCTGAACTCTCCTAACAAGGGCCTTGTTGTGGATAACTCCGACAGCCTGTCCGACGTGCCGGTGGAGGGAGCGGTGGAGGGGGCGGCGGCGGGGAACGCAGTCAACCCTCTTCCTCCCGGCCTGACGGAGGAAGAGGCCGAGGAGCTCCGCACAGAGCTCACCAAG gtggaggaggagatcaACACCCTGCGTCAGGTTCTGTCAGCCAAAGAGAGACACGCCACGGAGCTGAAGAGGAAACTTGGCCTCAGCCCGCTCACCGAATTCAGGCAGAACATCACCAAGAGCTGGCAAGACGTACAGACCTCCAACGC CTATGCGAGAACCTCTGAGAAACTGGGCGAGTGGAATGAGAGAGTTGCCAGCTTGGAACT ATATCTGTCTGCCTCAGCCACTTTGGATGACATTGCCCACTCTGAAGC ATACAAGAAGACTCAGGAGACTCTTTCCGTGGCGGGACAGAAGACCAGTGCAGCTCTCACCACAGTGGGCACGGTCATCAGCAAGAGACTGGGCGACATGAG GAACTCTGCAACCTTCAAGTCATTCGAGGATAAGGTGGGGAACCTGAAG TATAAGGTGGTCGGCCCCAGAGGGAACGGCGATGCCGTCGGCTCCCCCACCGACACCACCCCCACTCAGGAGAACCCGCCTTTCTGA
- the tpd52l2b gene encoding tpd52 like 2b isoform X15, with amino-acid sequence MDPTSQDINLNSPNKGLVVDNSDSLSDVPVEGAVEGAAAGNAVNPLPPGLTEEEAEELRTELTKVEEEINTLRQVLSAKERHATELKRKLGLSPLTEFRQNITKSWQDVQTSNAYARTSEKLGEWNERVASLELYKKTQETLSVAGQKTSAALTTVGTVISKRLGDMRNSATFKSFEDKVGNLKVSGETYKVVGPRGNGDAVGSPTDTTPTQENPPF; translated from the exons ATGGACCCAACCAGCCAAG ATATCAACCTGAACTCTCCTAACAAGGGCCTTGTTGTGGATAACTCCGACAGCCTGTCCGACGTGCCGGTGGAGGGAGCGGTGGAGGGGGCGGCGGCGGGGAACGCAGTCAACCCTCTTCCTCCCGGCCTGACGGAGGAAGAGGCCGAGGAGCTCCGCACAGAGCTCACCAAG gtggaggaggagatcaACACCCTGCGTCAGGTTCTGTCAGCCAAAGAGAGACACGCCACGGAGCTGAAGAGGAAACTTGGCCTCAGCCCGCTCACCGAATTCAGGCAGAACATCACCAAGAGCTGGCAAGACGTACAGACCTCCAACGC CTATGCGAGAACCTCTGAGAAACTGGGCGAGTGGAATGAGAGAGTTGCCAGCTTGGAACT ATACAAGAAGACTCAGGAGACTCTTTCCGTGGCGGGACAGAAGACCAGTGCAGCTCTCACCACAGTGGGCACGGTCATCAGCAAGAGACTGGGCGACATGAG GAACTCTGCAACCTTCAAGTCATTCGAGGATAAGGTGGGGAACCTGAAGGTGAGCGGTGAGACG TATAAGGTGGTCGGCCCCAGAGGGAACGGCGATGCCGTCGGCTCCCCCACCGACACCACCCCCACTCAGGAGAACCCGCCTTTCTGA
- the tpd52l2b gene encoding tpd52 like 2b isoform X5, protein MDPTSQDINLNSPNKGLVVDNSDSLSDVPVEGAVEGAAAGNAVNPLPPGLTEEEAEELRTELTKVEEEINTLRQVLSAKERHATELKRKLGLSPLTEFRQNITKSWQDVQTSNAYARTSEKLGEWNERVASLELYKKTQETLSVAGQKTSAALTTVGTVISKRLGDMRALPFSNSFSSNYSIRHSISMPAMRNSATFKSFEDKVGNLKVSGETYKVVGPRGNGDAVGSPTDTTPTQENPPF, encoded by the exons ATGGACCCAACCAGCCAAG ATATCAACCTGAACTCTCCTAACAAGGGCCTTGTTGTGGATAACTCCGACAGCCTGTCCGACGTGCCGGTGGAGGGAGCGGTGGAGGGGGCGGCGGCGGGGAACGCAGTCAACCCTCTTCCTCCCGGCCTGACGGAGGAAGAGGCCGAGGAGCTCCGCACAGAGCTCACCAAG gtggaggaggagatcaACACCCTGCGTCAGGTTCTGTCAGCCAAAGAGAGACACGCCACGGAGCTGAAGAGGAAACTTGGCCTCAGCCCGCTCACCGAATTCAGGCAGAACATCACCAAGAGCTGGCAAGACGTACAGACCTCCAACGC CTATGCGAGAACCTCTGAGAAACTGGGCGAGTGGAATGAGAGAGTTGCCAGCTTGGAACT ATACAAGAAGACTCAGGAGACTCTTTCCGTGGCGGGACAGAAGACCAGTGCAGCTCTCACCACAGTGGGCACGGTCATCAGCAAGAGACTGGGCGACATGAG AGCTCTACCTTTCTCTAATTCCTTTAG TAGCAACTATTCCATTCGCCACTCGATAAGTATGCCCGCCATGAG GAACTCTGCAACCTTCAAGTCATTCGAGGATAAGGTGGGGAACCTGAAGGTGAGCGGTGAGACG TATAAGGTGGTCGGCCCCAGAGGGAACGGCGATGCCGTCGGCTCCCCCACCGACACCACCCCCACTCAGGAGAACCCGCCTTTCTGA
- the tpd52l2b gene encoding tpd52 like 2b isoform X13, which produces MDPTSQDINLNSPNKGLVVDNSDSLSDVPVEGAVEGAAAGNAVNPLPPGLTEEEAEELRTELTKVEEEINTLRQVLSAKERHATELKRKLGLSPLTEFRQNITKSWQDVQTSNAYKKTQETLSVAGQKTSAALTTVGTVISKRLGDMRALPFSNSFSSNYSIRHSISMPAMRNSATFKSFEDKVGNLKVSGETYKVVGPRGNGDAVGSPTDTTPTQENPPF; this is translated from the exons ATGGACCCAACCAGCCAAG ATATCAACCTGAACTCTCCTAACAAGGGCCTTGTTGTGGATAACTCCGACAGCCTGTCCGACGTGCCGGTGGAGGGAGCGGTGGAGGGGGCGGCGGCGGGGAACGCAGTCAACCCTCTTCCTCCCGGCCTGACGGAGGAAGAGGCCGAGGAGCTCCGCACAGAGCTCACCAAG gtggaggaggagatcaACACCCTGCGTCAGGTTCTGTCAGCCAAAGAGAGACACGCCACGGAGCTGAAGAGGAAACTTGGCCTCAGCCCGCTCACCGAATTCAGGCAGAACATCACCAAGAGCTGGCAAGACGTACAGACCTCCAACGC ATACAAGAAGACTCAGGAGACTCTTTCCGTGGCGGGACAGAAGACCAGTGCAGCTCTCACCACAGTGGGCACGGTCATCAGCAAGAGACTGGGCGACATGAG AGCTCTACCTTTCTCTAATTCCTTTAG TAGCAACTATTCCATTCGCCACTCGATAAGTATGCCCGCCATGAG GAACTCTGCAACCTTCAAGTCATTCGAGGATAAGGTGGGGAACCTGAAGGTGAGCGGTGAGACG TATAAGGTGGTCGGCCCCAGAGGGAACGGCGATGCCGTCGGCTCCCCCACCGACACCACCCCCACTCAGGAGAACCCGCCTTTCTGA